The window AGCGCCTCGGATTACCCCCTCATGTCCCAGGACGGTATCTGCTTCGATccttttcaaactttttaatgTTAGATCAGAAGTTATATTATCCATTTAGCTCATCTCTGTTATAGCTATGCTTGAGTTGAAATGCTTCACTGGTCGCAGTTAAACAAATTTTACTTCTTATTGCTCATCAGATTGGACGTGTGTTGATGTCTAGCTGATAATTACTTCTTTAATGCTAATCTAGTTGCTGAGAAGTTTAATTCTACAAATTTTGTCTGAGAATTAATATTTGGAAATCATCTTGTGAACAATGCAATGGGCAAATCAGTTTAGAAATGTGACAATTTAGGAACCCTTAATTTCGGTACCTAGAATTTCGATAGCAAAGTTAGTGTATGGACTGTTTCTGAACTGTTCAGCGGTCTATTCCTCGGAGAATACTAGTCGAAAGGTAGTTGTAAATTCATAAAGAAATAGCCCAATTGAAGCATTCAGAAGTtcttttttatagattttattttgtattcaaCCGCATTTATTAGGAGTACTCACTCATCTATTGTTTCGTCCCCATAATTTTGCAGATATTCTCCATATTTTTTCTTACCTGCCGAGGGATCTAAATTTCATTGAGCATACAAGCAATATTGGCTGGAGAGAGTATgcatttttttccttctccttgcCATATTTGCTCTGCTACAAAGATGAAgttttatatatgtgatgtttgCTACTCATATTTTAAATCTTACTTTGTGGTCTCTTCGTCTTTAATATGGTACATGCAGGTATCAAAGAGCAAGGCCTATTATTGTAGATCCAGCTTTGTATATCTCAAATAAAACTGATGTATTTTGGacaaaggagaaaagaagcATGCCTTCTTCCTTTAAAATATTTGTAGGTACTACATTTTACCTTAAGCTATTTTCCTTGCTTAGTTAAAGAGCCatacttttatttgtttcttcagaaaaaatttcttgtgGCTGATTGCGTTTACAGAGCAGAAATTTACTCAAAAATTTGTATGTTGCTCTAAATATTTGTATTCTAGACAAACTCTTTTGAGAGATGGTTATGCATTATCTGCGAGAGACTTTGGAGCAAGAAATAAAATGAGCATTTTTAGCAAGGAATGCATACGTTTGCCTTTGGAGTTGAGCTTGTTCTTTTtgcctctttttcttttctccctaTATGCATTCCAATGTGGATTTGTAGTAGTTCTAATTTAAGGGAGCTGGAGATGGAAATTGATAAAATACAAGGAGGGGATGCTAATTGACAGCTTGTGTCAGAATAGAGAGACCATCAAATGTGAATGGCTCATGAAATGCGAAAGCTGTTctgtaattatatttttgtgaATTGATATGCTTATTAACATAACATAAATTTCTTGTAGATGTAATAATAAATCACAGATTTACTTATGATGCTCGTTTGGTGTCTATTTCCTTTAAGGATATGCATATGCCAATCTCATCTGTAATGTAAAGAAAGGTATATGCGAGTAATGCAAaaatgttttaattttgttgccAACTTTTTCTCCTGTTCCCTAGCttttaatgaataaaaattttctttactgTGTCATTTAGTGCTTGTCAGTCAAATATGTCCACGTTTTCCTTTTAAGCTCGATGTAAAATAGACCATTTCACCTTCCGTGTTGTGAATGTTGAGCTTCTTCTATTTATAACCTCATTTCACGATCTTTCTTCTTTAGGTTCCTCATGGGTGGTGCTAAGCCGACGCTTCCTCGAGTTCTGCATATGGGGGTGGGATAACCTTCCCCGAACCTTACTCATGTACTACACCAACTTCCTGTCGTCCTCCGAAGGCTACTTCCACACTGTAATATGCAATTCTCAGGACTTCCAAAACACCACCGTTAACAATGACCTCCGGTTCATGATGTGGGATAACCCTCCCCGCCAGCACCCCATGAATTTAACTTCCAATCATTTTGATTTGATGATTGAGAGTGGTGCCCCCTTTGCGCACGCGTTTGTAAAGGACGATCCTGTCTTGGACCGGATAGATCTCGAATTATTGAGGCGGCCCAAAGGGCGGTTCACTCCGGGCGGGTGGTGCATCGGTAGTAACTTATTTGGTAGGGATCCCTGCACTATTTATGGCAGACCGGGGGCTATTAGACCTACAACGACGTCGAGAAGGTTGGAGAAATTGATATTAAGACTTTTGGATTCAGAGAATTTCAGGCCGAAACAATGTAAATAAGAATACgactaaattttgattcaattttttATACATCCTAGTTCGATAGATTTACTGTAATGATTCCTGGGTTGACGAAAATGTTGCGATCGCGCAGTTTAGTCCATTTCggctattctttatttttttttactttcaaaaagGTGAGGAGATCAAATTGTCACAGGCTATGGAGACATTTTAAATCTCATATTCTTTCTAAGGAAGGTAATTGTGTTCATTAGAAAGTGCTTGTCTGATAAGCTCTTCCTGGGTTGCAGCATTTGTGAAGAGTGCATTTaaagaaattagggtttgctTGTTTGTTCAGATCGGGTTCCGATCTGAGTGCAGGCCTCAGGATCTTGCGCAGATCTCGAGTTGGCTTTGGTCAATTGATTGCATTGGCGTTAACTCGGCTTCTCTATTATAAATTACATTTGGGAGAACATCTGAGTGCAGCCCAATGCGAAAGAATTTTTTCCAGTGATATTTTAAGATTCTATCCGGCAAATTTATGGACGGATCTGGTGAGGGCTAGCTCCGAAGTTGGCTCTAAAATTGTGACTCGTACTCAATCATTTGAGAGCAAAAGAAGATCGGGTCCAATTCAAACTGCCGCGGCTCTTTCTCCCGtcctatatatttttgtatcttaAGCTCTTTTTTCGCCCAGCAAaatagaaaacgaaaaaaaagagtatgaaaTTATATAATTCTAATCGGATCTTGGTTTTAATCGCTTAGGCTTGTTATAGTACATAGGTTATAAAAAGTTTGGtgattaaatataatatgttgtTTTTCATGTGATAAATTATATGCTTATAGCACGAAACATCATGCACAACCAAAGCGAATATAGCCCGGGCCATTCTAACGGACCAATGGGGCGTAAATTGTGATGGGGCCCATCTTGTACGAACCCGGCCCGTTAGGCAAGTGGAATTCAAATAACTAGGGTCCGAATTTCTTAGTTTCACTGGATCGGACCGGTTTTTAAGCAAAATACCACTTGGACCCGTCCGTTATGATCGGGGCCCAGTCCAGGTTTTAGCGCTCAATTCGAGAGAGTTCGTTTCACCATCTTTCTCTCTATACGTCTACGGCATGATAAAATTTTCCGAGGGCGAATTTGCGgagattttagggttttgaaGGTCGATCTCGACTCCTACAGGTATGCTCTTacaatctaataataataatgataacaataataatcactattttttttgtccttacTTATTTTTCTagatctcttcttcttttcttagaTCGGGTTAACACAGTCGCTATGTTgatgtttctctttttctttttctaatacATAATTTTTGGGACTATTGTTGTATGCAATAATGGCTGTTGAAGAATTATTAACATGCTTGCTaaatttacccttttttatgtttttttctaCTCTTGGAAAGTACATTTTAGTGTATCTGATCAATTAAGGGTTGGCTGGAAAAAGATTCAGTTTCGAAAATGGAAAATAAGAGTAGAGATTGAAGAATGTAGTAGGAACATGAAAAggtgcaaaagaaaaaaaaaattctgagagCTTCATTTTTTGCTACGTGGTTTGGATTACCGCATTGAAATGCTGTTGGAATAATTTTTTACGTCCTCTTTTAGATGCATAAGCATCTTGTTTGGCACATCCTTTTGATTTACTCAATAAGCTTGTAGAATTTGGTAGATGGGGAATATGATCAATTTCTAAATGACATACGATGCTtctctatttttctattttgattctTCAAGAGTTGCTCAGGGTATTTGATATTTTGCTTCAGTGAAAAAGCCTTTAAATATTAGCATTTAACATACAAATTTGTTGTATGTTAACTTGGTACTCTCTATAGCCAACTATAGATAAGTTGCTCTTAAGGTGTTTGATGTTTTGCTTCAATGAGAAAGCTTTTGTTTATTAGAATGTAGGAGGCTGTTAACTTCGTCTCTCTTTGTAGCAAACTATAGGCAAATTGCTCTTAAGGTGTTTGATGGTTTGTTTTAATGAAAACTCTTTTGGATATTAGCATGTAACATACCAATTTGTCATAACATACCAATTTGTCATATGTTTACTTTACTCTTTATGCTCTTTATGGCAAACTATAGATAAATTGCTCTTAAGGTATTTGGTGTTTCGCTTCAATGTGAAAACCTTTGTATAGTAGAATCTAGCAAATCATTTTGTTATGTGTTATTTTGGTCTCTCTTTATAGCCAATTATAGGTAAGTTGTTTCTAAGGTATTTGATTTATTGTTTATTGATTTCCCCAATGAGGTTGTTATTCAAACTGTTTAGAATTATCATCTTCCTTTTTTaaccaaacaaataatatattatacataagACTATGATATCATATTCAGAAGATATGCTATCACCTtggatagaaaattctaaaatattctatTTGGAATAACATAATCAAGCATCTGAACAAGGCCTTAATGTACtgattcaaattgaattttttgtttGACACTGAAGAAGCccttattttttcactttagtagcTGGATTGGCATCATGGGGCGGAAAGCTGGGGGTCTGTACATAAATCCCAAGAAGTTTGGAGCTGTTGGTAAGCCATGCATGAAGGAAATGGTGTCATTTCTCGGGTGCTTATCTCTGAACAAGAGCAACGACGATAAGTGCGTGCGACAGAAGGATCTCCTACTTGCTTGTGTGGAGGCtcaggtgtttttttttttttcttttttctttagaaGATCTGGATTTGCCatttattctaaatatttttttaaaaaaacacaactccttttaatataataattataattgtttACCGAGCAGTAACCTAACAGCAGATAGTTTTAGGAGTAATAGATCATCAATGTTTTATGCTGTTTAGGACAAA is drawn from Ananas comosus cultivar F153 unplaced genomic scaffold, ASM154086v1, whole genome shotgun sequence and contains these coding sequences:
- the LOC109704787 gene encoding beta-glucuronosyltransferase GlcAT14B-like, which codes for MRRPHRIVDGVLLERRSIVLLLLAPLLTLSLIFAAIGPGRPPDLAGISGRRRNPPPPPPPPRLAYMISGTAGDGARVRRLLRALYHPRNYYLLHLDLAAPPHERADLEELVRAEPALREFRNVRLVGSANPVSDKGPTMIGCTLHGVAILLREFADWSWFINLSASDYPLMSQDDILHIFSYLPRDLNFIEHTSNIGWREYQRARPIIVDPALYISNKTDVFWTKEKRSMPSSFKIFVGSSWVVLSRRFLEFCIWGWDNLPRTLLMYYTNFLSSSEGYFHTVICNSQDFQNTTVNNDLRFMMWDNPPRQHPMNLTSNHFDLMIESGAPFAHAFVKDDPVLDRIDLELLRRPKGRFTPGGWCIGSNLFGRDPCTIYGRPGAIRPTTTSRRLEKLILRLLDSENFRPKQCK
- the LOC109704788 gene encoding uncharacterized protein LOC109704788 isoform X2, with the translated sequence MGRKAGGLYINPKKFGAVGKPCMKEMVSFLGCLSLNKSNDDKCVRQKDLLLACVEAQKGKPKNPARTINYHLQRLGREKFF
- the LOC109704788 gene encoding uncharacterized protein LOC109704788 isoform X1, with translation MLAKFTLFYVFFYSWKVHFSVSDQLRVGWKKIQFRKWKIRVEIEECSRNMKSSWIGIMGRKAGGLYINPKKFGAVGKPCMKEMVSFLGCLSLNKSNDDKCVRQKDLLLACVEAQKGKPKNPARTINYHLQRLGREKFF